One Labeo rohita strain BAU-BD-2019 chromosome 12, IGBB_LRoh.1.0, whole genome shotgun sequence genomic region harbors:
- the LOC127173780 gene encoding cytochrome c oxidase assembly factor 3 homolog, mitochondrial: MADKSSQGEPKPEAQFAKRIDPAKADLTREQLQFIRQVELAQWRKKTDKLRGRNVVTGLAIGAVVLGIYGYTFYSVSQERIMDEIDEEARAAKLQTPKTGAN, encoded by the exons ATGGCGGACAAGAGCAGTCAAGGGGAGCCCAAACCCGAAGCCCAGTTCGCGAAGAGAATAGACCCCGCGAAGGCAGATCTGACCCGAGAACAGCTGCAGTTCATCCGGCAAGTGGAGCTGGCGCAGTGGAGGAAGAAAACCGATAAACTGCGGGGGAGAAACGTTGTGACGGGACTCGCGATCGGAGCGGTGGTGCTCGGGATCT ATGGCTACACCTTCTACTCCGTTTCCCAAGAGAGAATCATGGACGAAATCGATGAAGAGGCCAGAGCCGCAAAACTACAGACTCCAAAGACTGGAGCCAACTGA